A single window of Granulicella mallensis MP5ACTX8 DNA harbors:
- a CDS encoding beta strand repeat-containing protein, whose product MLAGCSGNNSGSGGGTGTATQTTPAITSISPAKVAAGSTALTLTISGSGFVSTSTVAVGSTSEATTYVSATQLTATVPAAQLTNGAELVVTVSNGTTASSGATTNLEVDNPAPVLTSMSTTTALADTASAVITFTGTGFVPSTVINVNGTPRATTYINSTQVSAALPSTDFVSAGTLSLTAVNPAPGGGTSAAATLAISNPPVGAIMLSPSALNVGSTSAATITVSGTGFVPTSVVHMANTARTTTYVNAATLTFTATVADQATSGNLPVSVINPAPGGGTSPVAYLNITAPTTTPVITAITPTSIIVGSNATALEISGTGFTSNTVALWNGTPLPTSLSYFGTGINPALLATVPASDLTATGTATITAKTSNATPSISNAVNLSIVNPPVPAITSLSPAGGPINTASAETLTGTGFTSNTTVSLNGQLIPSTFVNSTQITTNFPASALALPGNQSVTVTTPAPGGGTSAAQPYTTFISIPNNDLVYNAADGLLNAADGLLYASVPASAAGAIGNAVVGIDPNTGTITRQIPVGTNPNQLALSTDGTQLFVGIDGAGAVAQVNLAQGKIVNQFLLGGGPGVYNPPLTAVYLAAVPGLPNSVAVATTGGFIGSGPAIIIFDSGVARTGSTVNVGEGPLSFGSSASTLYLGSSSIDALAVASTGITAATQLATDSYPLTNLQYDNGALYLSNGQVLNATNGALNGTFYTTGTTSANGPIVSDSTLGKAFMAVSSFSGTAAVDIFDEKSFSLLGTIPVNDLGTQGYSTSFRAIVRWGQNGIALAAIPSAFTSNNQIYIFQSPLVKDVSSTPADLSVSLGAPATAATGTAISYTAKVVNAGPNAATGATLSASLDPSLIINSVTASQGSCTTSTTFICDLGGLANGASMTVTVSATPTNSGTLSATASVSSSSYDPTLSNNQATASITATGSLYGAVPSIASLSPNLVQAGSAAFTLTVTGTGFNANSTVNLGSTALATSYVSSTQLTASVTDAEIATYGWSPVTVSNPTPGGGVSAISPLTIYSLVNVPASSMLFDPYGQSLYATIPSNATGITGNSVVAVNPFTAAVGTPIAVGSQPNMMAETSDGNDLYIGLSGSNSLAQFNLLTQSVAATIPITYNSASAPAISLAAMPGTDTTLAIGMANNFANFGIFDVSGSTGSFRPNVSGIYAGVNPAFASPTELYAYDSQTTGAEFYRYSIDANGVTLIDGTTLDGLGGFSGGFQYTGGLVYGEGGGIVNPSTTPPSQVQTLPLIDFYGSGDVGTAASIAADPSLKKDFLMLTNTAGTWAYGLVRYDLNSYLPEAVLPMPASASSVESTWTMQRFGQDGLALLSYNSVFVTPSVSQLLLLRGPFIAPQELTTNTAASLTSSSASSITHGSGNTVLTLTGANFLPGVAITWNGSYRTTTIVDATHVTVAIPASDLSAAGTASVVATNPGAPASSALQITIN is encoded by the coding sequence TTGCTGGCAGGATGTTCCGGCAACAACTCCGGTAGCGGTGGAGGCACGGGTACTGCTACCCAGACGACTCCAGCCATCACTTCGATCAGCCCCGCCAAGGTGGCCGCAGGCTCGACGGCATTGACACTGACTATCTCAGGCTCTGGCTTTGTCAGCACCAGCACTGTTGCGGTTGGCAGCACATCCGAGGCCACGACCTACGTGAGTGCAACGCAACTGACGGCAACCGTCCCGGCCGCACAACTCACGAATGGCGCTGAACTTGTCGTTACCGTATCGAATGGAACAACCGCTAGCAGCGGCGCGACCACCAATCTCGAAGTCGACAATCCCGCGCCGGTCCTTACTTCGATGTCCACGACCACGGCGCTCGCGGATACGGCGTCTGCCGTCATCACCTTCACAGGGACTGGTTTTGTGCCCTCGACCGTCATCAACGTCAACGGGACTCCGCGCGCGACAACGTACATCAACTCCACTCAGGTCAGCGCCGCGCTACCCTCCACCGACTTCGTCAGCGCGGGCACTCTATCGCTCACTGCAGTCAACCCGGCTCCAGGTGGCGGAACTTCGGCAGCAGCGACGCTTGCCATCAGCAACCCACCGGTCGGAGCTATCATGCTCTCTCCGTCGGCCCTCAACGTGGGTTCAACCTCCGCTGCGACCATCACTGTCAGCGGGACCGGTTTCGTTCCCACGTCCGTTGTACACATGGCAAACACTGCGCGCACAACGACCTATGTGAACGCAGCCACCCTTACCTTTACTGCCACGGTCGCCGATCAGGCGACGAGCGGCAATCTTCCTGTCTCGGTAATCAATCCAGCGCCCGGAGGCGGAACGTCTCCGGTTGCCTATCTCAACATCACGGCCCCAACGACCACGCCGGTGATTACCGCGATCACTCCAACCAGCATTATTGTTGGTTCTAACGCGACAGCTCTCGAAATCAGCGGAACCGGATTTACAAGCAACACTGTGGCCCTGTGGAACGGCACGCCTCTGCCCACTTCGCTTAGCTACTTCGGCACTGGGATCAATCCTGCGCTCCTGGCAACCGTGCCCGCATCCGATCTCACGGCAACAGGCACGGCAACCATCACCGCCAAGACGTCCAACGCAACTCCCTCTATTTCAAATGCCGTGAACTTGAGCATCGTGAATCCTCCGGTTCCGGCTATTACCAGCCTCTCCCCCGCGGGAGGCCCCATTAATACAGCCAGTGCCGAGACACTGACCGGTACCGGATTTACCTCAAACACAACAGTGTCTCTCAATGGACAACTGATTCCGTCCACCTTCGTCAACTCGACGCAGATCACCACGAACTTTCCCGCGTCTGCTCTCGCGCTACCTGGAAATCAGAGTGTGACCGTAACCACCCCCGCACCTGGCGGAGGAACAAGCGCAGCGCAACCCTATACCACCTTTATCTCCATTCCGAATAACGACCTGGTCTACAACGCGGCCGACGGCTTGCTCAACGCGGCCGACGGCTTGCTCTACGCCTCCGTTCCCGCTTCAGCCGCAGGCGCTATCGGGAACGCCGTCGTTGGCATCGATCCCAACACCGGCACAATCACCCGGCAGATACCAGTCGGCACGAATCCGAACCAACTGGCTCTCTCCACTGACGGCACGCAGCTTTTCGTGGGAATCGACGGCGCAGGCGCTGTGGCCCAGGTCAATCTTGCACAAGGGAAGATCGTCAACCAGTTCTTGCTCGGCGGAGGTCCCGGCGTCTACAACCCGCCTCTCACAGCCGTTTACCTGGCGGCTGTTCCGGGCCTGCCCAACTCGGTCGCGGTGGCCACCACGGGGGGATTCATTGGTAGCGGGCCTGCCATCATCATCTTCGACTCTGGTGTTGCACGCACTGGCAGCACCGTCAATGTTGGAGAGGGTCCGCTCAGCTTTGGTTCATCCGCGTCGACACTCTATCTAGGGTCATCGAGCATCGACGCCCTGGCTGTGGCCTCCACCGGCATTACCGCTGCAACCCAACTCGCAACTGATTCCTATCCCCTGACCAACCTGCAATATGACAATGGAGCTCTGTACCTCTCAAATGGCCAGGTGCTGAATGCGACAAACGGCGCTCTGAATGGCACCTTCTACACCACCGGCACCACGTCGGCCAACGGGCCGATTGTCTCCGATTCCACGCTCGGCAAGGCCTTCATGGCCGTGTCATCCTTCTCCGGTACTGCTGCCGTAGACATCTTTGACGAAAAATCCTTCAGCCTTCTTGGCACCATCCCTGTCAACGACCTTGGAACACAGGGCTATTCCACCAGCTTCCGCGCAATCGTGCGCTGGGGTCAGAACGGAATCGCCCTCGCAGCAATTCCGAGTGCCTTTACGTCAAACAACCAGATCTATATCTTCCAATCCCCGCTGGTGAAGGATGTCTCCTCGACACCGGCCGATCTGTCGGTATCTCTCGGCGCACCGGCCACAGCCGCAACCGGAACGGCGATCAGCTATACCGCCAAGGTCGTGAACGCTGGCCCGAACGCCGCTACAGGTGCGACGCTCTCAGCGAGCCTCGACCCATCGCTCATCATCAATAGCGTCACAGCAAGCCAGGGCTCATGCACCACTTCGACCACGTTTATCTGTGATCTTGGTGGTCTCGCCAATGGAGCCAGCATGACCGTCACCGTGAGCGCCACTCCGACCAACTCGGGAACGCTCTCCGCAACGGCCTCGGTTTCTTCCTCCAGCTATGACCCCACACTCTCCAACAACCAGGCTACTGCCAGCATCACGGCCACGGGCAGCCTTTACGGAGCCGTGCCTTCGATCGCTTCCCTCTCTCCCAATCTGGTTCAGGCCGGCTCTGCGGCGTTCACGCTGACGGTTACGGGAACAGGCTTCAACGCCAACTCCACCGTCAACCTCGGCAGCACGGCACTGGCCACGAGCTATGTCAGCTCCACGCAACTCACCGCATCTGTTACAGACGCAGAAATTGCAACCTACGGCTGGTCTCCGGTGACCGTCTCCAACCCCACGCCGGGCGGCGGAGTCTCCGCGATCTCTCCACTCACCATCTACAGCCTTGTCAATGTCCCAGCCAGTTCCATGCTCTTCGATCCCTACGGTCAGTCGCTGTATGCCACGATTCCCAGCAACGCCACAGGCATCACCGGCAACTCTGTAGTCGCTGTCAATCCTTTCACCGCCGCGGTGGGAACTCCGATCGCCGTCGGCAGTCAACCTAACATGATGGCCGAAACCTCCGATGGTAATGATCTCTACATCGGATTAAGTGGCTCGAATAGCCTCGCACAATTCAATTTACTCACCCAGAGCGTAGCGGCCACCATTCCGATTACCTACAATTCGGCAAGTGCTCCTGCGATTTCGCTGGCTGCCATGCCGGGTACGGATACAACTCTTGCGATCGGAATGGCAAACAATTTTGCTAACTTCGGTATCTTTGACGTGAGCGGTAGTACCGGCAGTTTCCGTCCGAATGTGTCAGGAATTTACGCTGGCGTGAATCCAGCCTTCGCCAGCCCGACGGAGCTATACGCCTACGACAGCCAGACAACGGGTGCGGAGTTCTATCGCTACAGCATCGATGCCAACGGAGTGACTCTTATCGATGGCACAACCCTTGACGGCCTGGGAGGCTTCAGCGGCGGATTTCAATATACAGGCGGTTTGGTCTACGGAGAGGGCGGAGGCATCGTCAATCCCAGCACCACGCCTCCGTCGCAGGTTCAGACATTGCCTCTTATCGACTTCTACGGCTCTGGTGATGTTGGAACGGCTGCGAGTATTGCAGCTGATCCCTCCCTCAAGAAGGATTTCCTTATGCTCACAAACACTGCCGGCACATGGGCATACGGATTGGTCCGGTACGACCTTAACAGTTACCTTCCCGAAGCCGTTCTCCCCATGCCTGCCTCTGCTTCAAGCGTGGAATCTACATGGACGATGCAGCGTTTTGGCCAGGATGGTCTCGCACTCCTGAGTTACAACAGCGTCTTTGTCACACCGTCAGTCTCACAGTTGCTTCTCCTGCGGGGGCCATTCATTGCTCCGCAGGAACTCACAACAAATACTGCGGCCAGCCTCACATCCAGCTCCGCCTCCAGCATTACTCACGGTAGCGGCAACACCGTGCTCACCTTGACAGGTGCGAACTTCCTCCCGGGGGTTGCCATCACCTGGAACGGATCCTACCGCACCACCACCATCGTGGATGCAACCCATGTCACTGTCGCTATTCCAGCCAGCGATCTGTCTGCCGCGGGTACCGCGTCGGTGGTCGCCACCAACCCTGGAGCCCCCGCATCGAGTGCTCTGCAGATCACTATCAACTAA
- the trxB gene encoding thioredoxin-disulfide reductase produces MSDQIEVRDTVILGSGCSGLTAAIYAARSNLKPLVLEGHEPGGQLSITTLVENFPGWPDGVQGPELIENMKKQATRFGAELRLAHLTSVDLTTSPFELTVGKDIIKTRSLIIASGASARWLGLPSEQALIGHGVSSCATCDGFFASGKEIAVIGGGDSAMEEALFLTRFATKVTIINRSENFRASRIMLERAIAHPQIEFLHNTLVEECLGVEEKDLKGLKLVNRKTGERWMLPVSFMFLGIGHVPNASMFKGQIDLDGDGYILTEHNVFCTNQGIQLHGVYACGDVQDRRYRQAITAAGTGCMAALEVEKYLEETGR; encoded by the coding sequence ATGTCAGACCAGATCGAAGTACGCGATACCGTCATTCTTGGCTCCGGCTGCTCCGGACTCACCGCCGCCATCTACGCGGCACGCTCCAACCTGAAACCGCTTGTCCTCGAAGGCCATGAGCCCGGCGGACAGCTCTCCATCACCACGCTGGTCGAGAACTTTCCCGGCTGGCCCGACGGAGTGCAGGGCCCCGAGCTCATCGAGAACATGAAGAAGCAGGCCACCCGCTTCGGCGCCGAGCTGCGCCTGGCGCACCTCACCTCGGTCGACCTGACCACGTCGCCCTTTGAGCTGACCGTGGGTAAAGACATCATCAAGACGCGCTCCCTCATCATCGCCTCGGGCGCCTCGGCCCGCTGGCTCGGTCTGCCCAGCGAGCAGGCCCTGATCGGCCACGGCGTCAGCTCCTGCGCCACCTGCGACGGCTTCTTTGCCTCCGGCAAGGAGATCGCGGTCATCGGCGGCGGCGACTCGGCGATGGAGGAGGCTCTCTTCCTCACCCGCTTCGCGACCAAGGTCACGATCATCAACCGCAGCGAGAACTTCCGTGCCTCTAGAATCATGCTGGAGCGCGCCATCGCTCATCCCCAGATCGAGTTCCTGCACAACACGCTGGTCGAAGAGTGCCTGGGCGTCGAAGAGAAGGACCTCAAGGGCCTGAAGCTGGTCAACCGCAAGACCGGCGAGCGCTGGATGCTGCCCGTCTCGTTCATGTTCCTCGGCATCGGCCACGTACCCAATGCGTCGATGTTCAAGGGCCAGATCGACCTCGACGGCGACGGCTACATCCTGACCGAGCACAACGTCTTCTGCACCAACCAGGGCATCCAGCTGCACGGCGTCTACGCCTGCGGCGACGTACAGGACCGCCGCTACCGCCAAGCCATCACCGCCGCCGGAACCGGCTGCATGGCCGCGCTGGAAGTAGAGAAGTACCTCGAAGAAACGGGCCGCTAA